A window of the Eretmochelys imbricata isolate rEreImb1 chromosome 7, rEreImb1.hap1, whole genome shotgun sequence genome harbors these coding sequences:
- the H1-10 gene encoding histone H1.10: protein MSVELEEADLPLTEAEEAPLAPEKKGGAKKAKGGGSSLSPSKKKKNNKKKNQPGKYSQLVVETIRKLGERNGSSLAKIYNEAKKVSWFDQQNGRTYLKYSIKALVQNDTLLQVKGTGANGSFKLNRKKLEGGSEGSAGSSAPKSHKKAAASTSRRADKKPAPKSKKPEKKSHKKGASSAAARKDKGKAKKAAKKAASPGGKKVKKSAKPKALKSRKA, encoded by the coding sequence ATGTCGGTGGAGCTGGAAGAAGCCGACCTGCCTCTGACTGAGGCGGAGGAAGCGCCCCTGGCCCCGGAGAAGAAAGGTGGCGCCAAAAAAGCGAAGGGCGGGGGCTCGTCCCTGTCTCCctccaaaaagaagaaaaacaacaagaagaagaACCAGCCGGGCAAGTACAGCCAGCTGGTGGTGGAGACGATCCGCAAGCTGGGCGAGCGCAATGGCTCCTCGCTAGCCAAGATCTACAATGAGGCCAAGAAGGTGTCCTGGTTCGACCAGCAGAACGGGCGGACCTACCTGAAATACTCCATCAAGGCGCTGGTGCAGAACGACACCCTGCTCCAGGTCAAGGGCACCGGCGCCAACGGCTCCTTCAAGCTCAACAGGAAGAAGCTGGAAGGGGGCAGCGAGGGGAGCGCTGGCAGCAGCGCCCCCAAGTCCCACAAGAAGGCTGCAGCCTCCACCTCCCGGAGGGCGGACAAGAAACCGGCCCCCAAGAGCAAGAAGCCCGAgaagaaatctcacaagaaaggAGCCAGCAGCGCAGCCGCCAGGAAAGACAAGGGCAAAGCCAAGAAGGCTGCCAAGAAAGCCGCCTCCCCGGGGGGCAAAAAGGTCAAGAAGTCTGCAAAGCCCAAGGCGCTGAAGAGCAGGAAGGcataa
- the LOC144267722 gene encoding histone H2A type 2-B, protein MSGRGKSGGKARAKAKSRSSRAGLQFPVGRVHRLLRKGNYAERVGAGAPVYLAAVLEYLSAEILELAGNAARDNKKTRIIPRHLQLAIRNDEELNKLLGGVTIAQGGVLPNIQAVLLPKKTQSSKK, encoded by the coding sequence ATGTCCGGCCGAGGGAAATCCGGCGGCAAAGCGCGAGCCAAGGCCAAGTCGCGCTCCTCCCGGGCCGGCCTGCAGTTCCCGGTGGGCCGCGTGCACCGGCTCCTGAGGAAGGGCAACTACGCGGAGCGGGTCGGGGCCGGGGCACCCGTCTACTTGGCTGCCGTGCTCGAGTACCTGTCGGCGGAAATCCTGGAGCTGGCCGGCAACGCCGCCCGGGACAACAAGAAGACCCGGATCATCCCCCGGCACCTGCAGCTCGCCATCCGCAACGACGAGGAGCTCAACAAGCTGCTGGGCGGGGTGACCATCGCCCAGGGCGGCGTCTTGCCCAACATCCAGGCCGTGCTGCTGCCCAAGAAGACCCAGAGCTCCAAGAAATGA